The Daucus carota subsp. sativus chromosome 2, DH1 v3.0, whole genome shotgun sequence genome includes a window with the following:
- the LOC108205913 gene encoding uncharacterized protein LOC108205913, with the protein MDSEKVIIRLLHSGQFMKTKYIGDKCEMYDVERDYFSYSVLMEFVKELKYDEIGGVYIKLRGWKLVTDDKGVTDATNGRAEIDFYIDNNVDPNVPPMKQMQPHVIIRPKSSPFKVKEKNAEKRTSVTLQNINAEKTRRMKDMNVEKERLLITKKKLEFNHEDANLVTVEPSPKVIVNDVDGTGTSAGQACLVQSGGDKEMVKPVEGEGCNEYEMQRNLNVAKNQEKLAALGIPLLTKSVSEKAEKRELKQPNEDGGESDYLPTNEDAGESENDEADIATSKKIKKTKRQRVVQSSTRGPRTRGQAAKLVNKEAASEPLPREKNDAPVLTAKEKLQALKSVPGSMLAYNQLREREKSQIEKEIPEGESGTQQMMAESGNFFFN; encoded by the exons ATGGACAGTGAAAAGGTCATCATTCGATTGCTCCACAGTGGTCAATTCATGAAGACTAAGTACATTGGTGACAAGTGTGAAATGTATGATGTCGAACGTGACTATTTCTCCTACTCTGTGCTGATGGAGTTTGTTAAGGAGCTGAAATATGATGAGATTGGAGGCGTGTACATTAAGCTCAGAGGCTGGAAGCTTGTAACAGATGATAAAGGTGTAACTGATGCAACTAATGGGAGAGCAGAAATTGATTTTTACATTGACAACAATGTCGACCCAAATGTGCCGCCAATGAAGCAAATGCAACCCCATGTCATTATAAGGCCAAAATCAAGCCCTTTTAAAGTGAAGGAAAAGAATGCCGAGAAGCGGACTTCTGTAACACTACAAAACATCAATGCTGAGAAAACACGGAGAATGAAGGACATGAATGTTGAGAAGGAACGACTATTAATCACAAAGAAAAAACTGGAGTTCAACCATGAAGATGCGAATCTTGTAACAGTGGAACCAAGTCCAAAAGTTATAGTGAATGACGTAGATGGAACTGGAACTAGTGCTGGACAAGCTTGTTTAGTCCAATCTGGAGGAGATAAAGAGATGGTAAAGCCAGTTGAAGGTGAGGGATGCAATGAGTACGAAATGCAACGGAACTTGAATGTTGCAAAAAATCAAGAGAAGCTTGCTGCCCTTGGAATACCTTTACTAACTAAGTCAGTTAGTGAAAAGGCCGAAAAAAGGGAATTGAAGCAACCAAATGAAGATGGTGGTGAAAGTGATTACCTTCCCACTAACGAAGATGCGGGTGAAAGTGAGAATGATGAGGCTGATATTGCTACTTCAAAG AAAATTAAAAAGACCAAGAGGCAGAGAGTAGTTCAGAGCAGTACAAGGGGCCCAAGAACTCGTGGCCAAGCTGCTAAATTGGTGAATAAGGAAGCAGCTTCGGAGCCGCTTCCCAGAGAG AAAAATGATGCACCCGTGCTTACTGCAAAAGAAAAGCTACAAGCTTTAAAATCTGTTCCTGGTTCCATGCTTGCTTATAATCAATTAAGAGAACGTGAGAAATCACAAATTGAGAAGGAGATCCCGGAGGGAGAGTCTGGAACGCAGCAAATGATGGCTGAATcaggtaatttttttttcaattag
- the LOC135150483 gene encoding uncharacterized protein LOC135150483: MEHDLVNSRRRLELNLAQGEEQQTKLKSNDQNRGQERLDPSKGRCFKPHQQKKKFPLGSCYNCGKYGHFKNDYPENQEEVDEKVQEQKGPNKREFVGVIECNAGHVATIIDGWWIDSGIGTYKLDLEDSVMFLKNVMFAPSMRRNLVSVPALLKNGLEVRFYNKRVSIRKDKKIYAMGKYEPDHELFKL; this comes from the exons ATGGAACATGATTTGGTGAACAGCCGTAGGCGGTTGGAATTGAATTTGGCTCAAGGAGAGGAGCAACAAACTAAATTAAAGTCAAACGACCAAAACAGAGGTCAAGAAAGACTAGACCCTTCAAAAGGAAGATGTTTTAAGCCACACCAACAAAAGAAGAAGTTTCCTCTTGGAAGTTGTTATAATTGCGGAAAGTATGGACACTTTAAAAATGATTATCCcgaaaatcaagaagaagttgatGAGAAGGTCCAAGAACAGAAAGGACCAAATAAACGTGAATTTGTGGGAGTTATTGAGTGCAATGCTGGTCATGTTGCTACAATTATTGATGGATGGTGGATTGATTCCG GAATTGGTACATACAAGTTGGATCTTGAGGATAGTGTGATGTTTCTCAAGAATGTAATGTTTGCTCCAAGCATGAGGCGTAATCTTGTTTCTGTTCCTGCACTCTTAAAAAATGGGTTGGAGGTGCGTTTTTATAACAAACGGGTTTCCATTAGGAAAGATAAAAAGATATATGCAATGGGCAAGTATGAGCCCGATCATgagttatttaaattatga